The genome window TTTTTTCTTTTTTATGAGAAAAATGTACAGGAAAATGATATAGGCTTTCTTTTTGAGCTATTTTTTCTTTAAAAAGTTCACAAATTTCCTTGTCTAAGTATGCTTCAAAGAATTTATGGCAAAAAACCCCTATAACTCTTCTTCTCTCTTCTTGGAAAAACTTTTCTGCGGCACGGTTAAAGTGAAGAATTTTGTGATTTTGATCCGTAACTAAAATGATTTCTTGGAGGTCATCTAAAATACGTAAAATTGTCTGAGGGTAAAGAAGAATTTTCTTCATAAGAATAAATGAAAATTTTTTGTAGTAAAATTTATACTAAATTGGTAAGTTTGAAAAGGCAAAAAAGAAGCCCCGGCAAGGCCAGGGCTTCTTTTCAGAGAGGCTAATGGGTACTTTTTCGTTCTTGGCGTTTTAATCTCTGCCAGCCTAGCACACCAATATGGCAGGTAGTGCATTTTTTGTTGGATGCGAATGCGGTTTCACCGTCGTGGCAAGCCCCGCAGTATTTACCTTCATAAAGGGATTCCATATTAAAATCGTCGTTTTCTTCTGCAGTACCAATTGCCATTTCGAAAATATCATCATGGCAATCGTCGCAACTGATACCAGCTTCTTCCACATGGTATTTGTGGTCAAAAATAACAGCCTTGACAGGCTTGGTAAAAATTATTGGTTCCTGAGGATATTCTTCCTCGTCATCTTGCCCCCAGAGGGGTTGGCTGATCAGAAAAGAAAAAATAAACGGAAGTAGTAAAATAAACCAGCGCTTCATAAAGTCCTCCTGCGCTTAAATTATCCCAGCCCTTCGATGGTGTAGAATACGTTTGGTTTAGCCCCGGTTTCCGGCCTCAAAACCCATACCACCCGTGTAGGATCATAAACTATTTTATAAACTTCAGTATTGGGATCCGTTAAATCACCAAAAATTCTTACTCCTGCGGGGCAGGCCTCAGCACATGCGGTAATAGTACCGCCTTTTGAGAGACGGGCTTCCCAACAGAAATCGCATTTGTCAACAGCTCTTTTTTCCTCGTTGAAATAACGCATGTCATAAGGGCATGCTACCATGCAGGTTTTGCAGCCAATGCATTTTTTAGAATTCATGCGCACGATGCCCGTCTTTTTGTCTTTAAAGGTGGCTTTGGTAGGACATACCCTTACACACGGTGGGACATTGCAGTGGTTGCAAAGGACGGGCATAAATTGTCTTTCGAACTCTCCCTGTCCGATTTTAAGTCTTCTTTCAAAAATACGAGTACGCCATCCATAAGGAGGAACATGATTTGTCTTTACACATGCCTCCATACATTTTTCACAGTCAACGCATCTATCGGTAATCAAGACCATAGCGTAATGAGGCCTGTAAGGAAAAGTCCCCACGTATTCAGGAGGAACAGCCCTGGCCGGGTCAATATTCGAAACTAGAGAAAGAATTGTTCCTCCCGCAAAAACTCCGGTTACTTTAAGTCCCATTTTTAGAAACTTGCGGCGCTCTTCAAGAGGAATTTTATCCACACCTTCATTCTTAAGCGACCTAAGCCACTCACCAAACTTTTTGAGATCCATTTCTTTCACCCCTTAAATAATTTCAAAGGGGCCGTGAGGCCCCTTTTTGCAATCTACTTTTTCTTGTGACATTGTTTACATTTGGTGGGGGCGTTGGGATGTTCTTTAACCATCTTCTTGTGGCAGCCTTTACAGTTTTTGTGCATGGCTTTTCTAACACTGTTTAGCTTTTTATTGGCCATGTCTTTTTTATTGTGGCAAGTTTCACACTTTTGAATTTTCATGCCTTCTTTGTAGGGGCTGTGGTCTTTGCCGTGATGGCACTCACCGCATTTAAATTCTTTTTGGTGCTTTTCGTGGTTAAAAACAACCTTTCCTTTTTTACCGCCTGGAAATTCAATTGTGGCTGGGCCATGGTCTCCAGAAATAGCAAACCCGTAAAAGCAAAGTGTTAAAGCCAAACCCAAGAATAACCCCATAATTTTTCGCATACCTTGTCCTCCTTTAAAAATTTTTGCCCTTGAAGCTTAGTTTCTATTTCAGCACCAGTCAAAACCTGTTCTTCCCCGAAATATTCTTTTAAAGCTCATAAAAAACCTTTGGAAGCGATTGTTACACCAAATTTACTTCCTTTAACAAAAATTTAAAAAACTTTTATGGATGTGTTTTAAAGTACTTTTGCCAGCAGGTACCCGCTTTCAAATAAAATATAAAAACAGGTAGCCAAAATTAGTTGCCCTACGATATCTCCTGGAGATAGAAAAAGGGCACAGCCATAAGCAATACATACTAGATAAAGCAAGCGCCGCTTTCCCCCGTAGTTTGGAAGAATTTCGATTTTAACGAGAAGCGCTGTTATTAAAGGGATTTGAGAAACTATGGCAGCAAAAAGAAGCCCTTTGCCTAAAAAGGCGAGATAGCTTTGCACGCGTAAATAAGAGACAAAATGACTGTACCCAAGCCCTAAAAGAACTTTAAGAAGGGCTGGAAAAACCAAAAAATAAGCTAAGGCAATGGAACC of Thermodesulfatator atlanticus DSM 21156 contains these proteins:
- a CDS encoding cytochrome c3 family protein, producing the protein MKRWFILLLPFIFSFLISQPLWGQDDEEEYPQEPIIFTKPVKAVIFDHKYHVEEAGISCDDCHDDIFEMAIGTAEENDDFNMESLYEGKYCGACHDGETAFASNKKCTTCHIGVLGWQRLKRQERKSTH
- a CDS encoding 4Fe-4S dicluster domain-containing protein translates to MDLKKFGEWLRSLKNEGVDKIPLEERRKFLKMGLKVTGVFAGGTILSLVSNIDPARAVPPEYVGTFPYRPHYAMVLITDRCVDCEKCMEACVKTNHVPPYGWRTRIFERRLKIGQGEFERQFMPVLCNHCNVPPCVRVCPTKATFKDKKTGIVRMNSKKCIGCKTCMVACPYDMRYFNEEKRAVDKCDFCWEARLSKGGTITACAEACPAGVRIFGDLTDPNTEVYKIVYDPTRVVWVLRPETGAKPNVFYTIEGLG
- a CDS encoding class III cytochrome C family protein, translated to MRKIMGLFLGLALTLCFYGFAISGDHGPATIEFPGGKKGKVVFNHEKHQKEFKCGECHHGKDHSPYKEGMKIQKCETCHNKKDMANKKLNSVRKAMHKNCKGCHKKMVKEHPNAPTKCKQCHKKK